Proteins encoded by one window of Anaerosalibacter sp. Marseille-P3206:
- a CDS encoding ABC transporter substrate-binding protein yields MKRKLSLFLVIVLCLGLFTGCSNKNEGQEVDKVDEVDNTSEVSNEPKVGGTFITSLSREPQTYNPCAQADDGAYKVIQNVFNKLVKINGDDKIIPDLAKDWEYSEDGKTLTFHLQEDVKWHDGEKFSSEDVKWTFDQILNEKGFASSSLSDIEEIVCPDENTVQFKIKAPNAGLLGYIAWFGTYIMPKHIYEGTDWLENPANQNPIGTGPFKFVEHKKGESVTVERNDDYWGDKPYLDKVIFSIIPDEDTAFQSFLNGEIDETGSIPNSEADRFDDDPDYVVKKKLWPNKGYLLFNYNEGKFADKKVRQAVAYGIDRDEIFTKALKGVGQKAEYFISPVYDWALNQEAKLPERDIEKAKALLEEAGYEADENGIYFSTTIDTFPGFEDVVEVVQANFKEFGIDLKVNAMDDAAYDEKVWFGHDFEMTILGGYQGPDISAIGSRIGTDGGMNLGEYSNPRVDELLAEGLALTTEEERAPKYKEIQEILAEDLPMVFFNEKGAKIIVKSYVKGHPGTEACEKASESEFTYVWLDK; encoded by the coding sequence ATGAAAAGGAAATTGTCTTTATTTCTTGTTATAGTCTTATGTTTAGGACTATTTACAGGATGTAGCAACAAAAATGAAGGTCAAGAAGTTGATAAGGTTGATGAAGTTGATAATACTTCAGAGGTATCAAATGAACCTAAAGTAGGAGGAACATTTATTACAAGTCTTTCTCGTGAACCACAAACTTACAATCCTTGTGCTCAAGCTGATGATGGAGCATATAAGGTAATCCAAAATGTTTTCAATAAGCTTGTAAAGATTAATGGCGATGATAAGATAATCCCTGATCTTGCCAAGGATTGGGAGTATTCAGAAGATGGAAAAACTTTGACATTTCATCTTCAAGAAGATGTTAAATGGCATGATGGTGAGAAGTTTAGTTCAGAAGATGTTAAATGGACTTTTGATCAAATTTTAAATGAAAAGGGATTTGCTTCATCATCTCTTTCAGATATAGAAGAAATTGTATGTCCTGATGAAAACACTGTACAATTTAAGATCAAAGCACCTAATGCTGGTTTACTTGGCTATATTGCATGGTTTGGTACATATATAATGCCAAAACACATATACGAAGGAACTGATTGGCTTGAAAACCCAGCAAATCAAAATCCTATAGGTACTGGTCCTTTTAAATTTGTAGAACATAAAAAGGGAGAAAGCGTAACTGTTGAAAGAAATGATGACTATTGGGGAGATAAGCCATATTTGGACAAGGTTATATTCTCAATAATTCCAGATGAAGACACTGCATTTCAATCATTTTTAAATGGAGAAATTGATGAAACTGGAAGTATTCCAAACAGTGAAGCTGATAGATTTGATGATGATCCTGATTATGTTGTAAAAAAGAAACTTTGGCCTAATAAAGGTTATCTACTTTTCAACTATAATGAAGGTAAATTTGCAGATAAAAAGGTAAGACAAGCAGTAGCGTATGGTATTGATAGAGATGAAATATTTACTAAGGCTTTAAAGGGTGTAGGACAAAAGGCAGAATATTTTATATCTCCAGTTTATGATTGGGCATTGAACCAAGAAGCTAAGCTTCCTGAGAGAGATATTGAAAAAGCAAAAGCTTTATTAGAAGAAGCAGGATATGAAGCAGATGAAAATGGAATATACTTCTCTACAACAATAGATACTTTCCCTGGTTTTGAAGATGTAGTAGAAGTAGTTCAAGCAAATTTCAAAGAATTTGGTATAGATTTAAAGGTTAATGCAATGGATGATGCAGCTTATGACGAAAAAGTTTGGTTTGGTCATGATTTCGAAATGACAATATTAGGTGGCTACCAAGGACCTGATATATCAGCTATAGGAAGCCGTATTGGTACTGATGGTGGAATGAATTTAGGTGAATACAGTAATCCTAGAGTTGATGAACTTTTAGCTGAAGGTTTGGCATTGACAACAGAAGAAGAAAGAGCACCTAAATATAAGGAAATACAAGAAATACTTGCAGAAGATCTTCCAATGGTATTTTTCAATGAAAAAGGCGCAAAGATAATTGTTAAATCTTATGTAAAAGGTCATCCTGGAACAGAAGCATGCGAAAAAGCATCTGAATCAGAATTTACCTATGTTTGGTTAGATAAATAA
- a CDS encoding metal-dependent hydrolase codes for MTGKTHVAIGVAAALTISYNQPVESQLVLVTSAAIGSLIPDLDHPKGKLNQKLLLINNNFYRALFYLSISSIFMYLYYRMGNKIFMLLSLVSCLVGISSHRSFTHSIIGFLLASSIIKMGTLKFNLPSIYTGFVVGYALHLIADSFNPKGIRLFYPIKANISFPITIKTNSKAEKTIFLLLSIYCICLLFNYLR; via the coding sequence ATGACAGGAAAAACACATGTAGCAATAGGGGTTGCAGCAGCATTGACAATATCTTACAATCAGCCAGTGGAAAGTCAGCTAGTCTTAGTAACATCAGCAGCAATTGGATCTTTAATTCCTGATTTGGATCATCCTAAAGGTAAGTTAAATCAAAAATTATTATTAATTAATAATAATTTTTACAGAGCACTATTTTACTTATCTATAAGTAGTATTTTTATGTATTTGTATTATAGAATGGGAAATAAGATTTTTATGCTTTTAAGCCTAGTTAGCTGCCTTGTAGGGATATCAAGCCATAGAAGCTTTACTCATAGTATAATAGGTTTTCTATTGGCTTCTTCCATAATCAAAATGGGTACATTGAAATTTAATTTGCCCTCAATATATACTGGATTTGTTGTCGGGTATGCTCTCCATTTGATAGCTGATTCATTTAATCCCAAAGGAATCAGATTATTTTATCCTATAAAGGCTAATATATCATTTCCTATTACAATTAAAACTAATAGTAAAGCAGAAAAAACAATATTTTTATTATTAAGTATATACTGTATTTGCTTGTTGTTTAATTATTTAAGGTAA
- a CDS encoding cupin domain-containing protein: MTKHSIKNIDFSKVLEMESLVEYQEGQVISRTLSQNKSLSLTLFAFDSGEEISSHSSGGDALVYILDGEAEITIGEENFNLSKGETIVMPAGIPHALFAKERFKMLLIVVF, from the coding sequence ATGACAAAGCATAGTATTAAAAATATTGATTTTTCTAAAGTATTGGAAATGGAATCCTTAGTAGAATATCAAGAAGGTCAAGTGATAAGTAGGACTCTTTCTCAAAATAAATCATTAAGTTTAACCTTATTTGCCTTTGATAGTGGTGAAGAAATAAGCTCACATTCCTCAGGAGGAGATGCACTTGTGTATATTCTTGATGGAGAAGCAGAAATAACTATTGGAGAAGAAAATTTCAATCTATCTAAAGGTGAAACAATTGTAATGCCTGCAGGAATTCCTCATGCATTATTTGCAAAAGAAAGATTTAAAATGTTGTTAATTGTAGTATTTTAA
- a CDS encoding sodium ion-translocating decarboxylase subunit beta: MGNKKTIKVVTVLTIITGILTLISAGFNFLLPMYLSYKFKVDTNKASSIGIIGGADGPTAIYLTSGLNPYLTMIIFGVLTLVGIVYIIISKKRHIY, translated from the coding sequence TTGGGAAACAAAAAAACAATTAAAGTGGTTACTGTACTTACAATTATAACTGGTATATTAACTCTTATTAGTGCGGGATTTAATTTTTTATTGCCAATGTATTTGTCTTATAAATTCAAAGTTGACACAAATAAGGCAAGTTCAATAGGGATTATAGGTGGTGCAGATGGACCAACAGCAATTTATCTTACAAGTGGGCTAAATCCATATTTGACTATGATTATATTTGGAGTACTTACTTTAGTTGGGATTGTTTATATAATTATTTCTAAGAAAAGACATATTTATTAA
- a CDS encoding PadR family transcriptional regulator, with amino-acid sequence MKINSELIKGSTDMLVLSLLEEKIMYGYEIIKEMENKSEGIFELKEGTLYPLLHKLEDEGLLESQWGSGEGKRKRKYYSITPKGKRAIEEKKKEWGVYTMAVKRILEVKFCGFVG; translated from the coding sequence TTGAAAATTAATAGTGAGTTAATCAAGGGAAGTACAGATATGTTGGTATTAAGCTTATTAGAAGAAAAAATAATGTACGGATACGAGATAATAAAGGAAATGGAGAATAAATCTGAAGGGATTTTTGAGCTAAAAGAAGGAACCCTTTATCCATTGCTTCACAAATTAGAAGATGAAGGATTATTAGAATCCCAATGGGGAAGTGGTGAGGGCAAAAGAAAGAGAAAATATTATAGTATTACTCCTAAAGGAAAAAGAGCTATCGAAGAAAAGAAAAAGGAGTGGGGAGTATATACAATGGCTGTAAAGAGAATATTGGAGGTGAAATTCTGTGGATTTGTTGGATAA
- a CDS encoding FtsW/RodA/SpoVE family cell cycle protein → MDLLDNQKVNIYMDTVCSCVKFREAHNEIRREIETHLIDTVEEHEKEGISREEAIDMTIKQMGDPLDLGRKLNEVHRPKPEWSVLTLVFIFLTIGMAIIYTRNSGLFQRSLFGVLAGIVVMVLLYFFNYQRFKPLSKYIYLATTILLLTDIRVIINSGFDIAYIAPIVYALSLSGMFSDDEWKKRKGIINLAIFILPMAVLLYRNSWSSLVSVAMYFVVALVIATMSGINIKYILGVAVLTIATGLYSIFNVDYRAQRILMFLNPEVDAQGAGYINVQLKKILTSAGLFGNGFDIDKDLTFTLPEMNTDFVFSYIVYTLGWIVGAIIISLIIVFFIRLIKTSKSIKNSYGRLIVASFTSIFIVQFSYNILMIFGLVPLAGFSLPFISYGSRLNIANMAMIGIISSVYRRKNILLER, encoded by the coding sequence GTGGATTTGTTGGATAATCAAAAAGTTAATATATATATGGACACAGTTTGTTCATGCGTTAAGTTTAGGGAAGCCCATAATGAAATTAGAAGAGAAATAGAAACCCATTTGATTGACACAGTAGAGGAACATGAAAAAGAAGGAATTAGCAGAGAAGAAGCAATAGATATGACAATTAAACAAATGGGGGATCCACTGGATTTAGGAAGGAAACTAAATGAGGTACATAGACCTAAACCAGAGTGGAGTGTATTGACATTAGTATTTATATTTTTAACAATTGGAATGGCTATCATTTATACAAGAAATTCAGGATTATTTCAAAGATCACTTTTTGGTGTGTTAGCAGGAATAGTAGTTATGGTTTTATTATATTTTTTCAACTATCAAAGATTTAAACCACTTTCTAAGTATATATATTTGGCTACAACAATATTACTTTTAACTGATATAAGAGTAATAATAAACTCCGGTTTTGATATAGCATATATAGCTCCAATAGTGTATGCATTGTCATTGTCAGGAATGTTTTCTGATGATGAATGGAAAAAAAGAAAAGGAATTATTAATCTAGCAATATTCATATTACCTATGGCAGTTTTACTTTATAGAAATTCTTGGTCATCATTAGTTTCAGTGGCTATGTATTTTGTTGTAGCATTAGTTATAGCCACAATGTCAGGAATAAATATTAAGTATATTTTAGGAGTAGCTGTTTTAACAATAGCAACTGGATTATATAGTATTTTTAATGTAGATTATAGAGCCCAAAGAATACTGATGTTTTTAAATCCAGAAGTGGATGCTCAGGGCGCTGGATATATCAATGTGCAATTAAAAAAAATTCTTACATCAGCAGGATTATTTGGGAATGGATTTGATATAGATAAGGATTTAACATTTACATTACCTGAAATGAACACAGATTTTGTATTTTCATATATTGTATATACCCTAGGTTGGATAGTAGGAGCAATTATAATATCACTAATAATAGTATTTTTCATACGCTTAATAAAAACATCTAAGAGTATTAAAAATTCCTATGGTAGATTAATTGTTGCAAGTTTTACTTCCATATTTATAGTTCAATTTTCATATAATATACTTATGATTTTTGGATTAGTACCTTTAGCAGGATTTTCTTTACCATTCATCAGCTATGGCTCAAGGCTAAACATTGCTAATATGGCCATGATAGGTATTATATCTAGTGTATATAGACGGAAAAACATATTATTAGAAAGATAA
- a CDS encoding DUF3160 domain-containing protein, translating to MKRKAFSIVSLMLILAIMVTGCANTKAGAQVNIKREKVEVPYEPTAYEAKVEPYNIKPDLSNVENIAQFGEFTEEQKKILAKNCFVVNPTKQEQIFYIYEDNQYKDIPSFITTDSVLQVYHIFYDYALRTLENEKLLATIEELTDKMLKNSITIYNGIKNKDIKNIQLKNIAYFTVAELCLERNIPSEVPEEAKTIALEEYEKINAHGGFAESSLFPYELDYSQYVPRGHYTRSEDFERYFKAMMWYGQAPFPLYFNEDEDNRNIEQTLQALLITYSICTDEDCFKLWEKIYEPTNFFVGSSDDLDIYQYGELLIKVYGNNPNLNKLNDVKKLDEFYSEAKNLPEPKIKAKYTSVTTPVGKQFKLMGQRYVLDAEIIQELVEPIVRPIPSGLDVLGVLGSERAESIQMNKEENKYWEDYPKMFEKMKDKIGALDDNEWKSNMYQGWLWTLKGLLEAYGEGYPSFMTNEAWTDKNLTTALASWSELKHDTILYGKQSGAECGDGYGETKGYVEPNIEVYEKLLWLTKYSVENLRQRNILVPEIEGKMEVFEELLTFLIDCSVKELRNEELTVEQNERILLYGGTLEYLSASFAGEGLRWFEITSETDKNMAVIADFHTVAPNEYSEGGYLEAGVGPAFEIYVVVPIGDKLYLTRGGVFSYYEFVSDERLTDENWQSMIKENKEPPIPDWTNSFIRGGKGEIPYIDRY from the coding sequence GTGAAAAGAAAGGCTTTTTCTATTGTTTCTCTAATGTTAATATTAGCTATTATGGTAACAGGTTGTGCCAACACAAAAGCTGGAGCTCAAGTCAATATAAAAAGAGAAAAAGTTGAGGTACCTTACGAACCTACTGCTTATGAGGCAAAAGTGGAACCATATAATATTAAACCAGATTTATCAAATGTTGAAAATATTGCACAGTTTGGAGAATTCACAGAAGAACAAAAGAAAATTTTGGCTAAAAACTGTTTTGTAGTTAATCCTACAAAACAAGAACAAATTTTCTATATTTATGAAGACAATCAATATAAAGACATACCTTCATTTATTACTACAGATTCAGTTTTACAAGTTTATCATATATTTTATGATTATGCACTTAGGACATTGGAAAATGAAAAATTATTGGCAACAATTGAAGAACTTACAGATAAAATGCTTAAAAATTCTATCACTATTTATAATGGCATAAAAAATAAAGATATAAAAAACATACAGCTTAAAAATATAGCGTATTTTACTGTCGCAGAGCTTTGTTTAGAAAGGAATATACCAAGTGAAGTGCCTGAAGAGGCAAAGACAATTGCCTTAGAGGAATACGAAAAAATTAATGCTCATGGAGGATTTGCTGAGTCTAGTTTATTTCCTTATGAACTAGATTATAGTCAATATGTGCCAAGAGGACATTATACTAGAAGTGAGGATTTTGAGAGATATTTTAAGGCTATGATGTGGTATGGTCAAGCTCCATTTCCTCTATATTTTAACGAAGATGAAGATAATAGAAATATTGAGCAGACCCTGCAAGCATTGCTTATAACATATAGTATATGTACTGATGAGGATTGCTTTAAATTATGGGAGAAAATTTATGAGCCAACAAACTTCTTTGTTGGAAGTTCTGATGATTTAGATATTTATCAATATGGAGAACTACTGATTAAGGTATATGGAAATAATCCTAATTTGAATAAGTTAAATGATGTGAAAAAGTTAGATGAGTTTTATAGTGAAGCAAAAAATTTGCCAGAACCAAAGATAAAGGCAAAATATACATCTGTAACTACTCCAGTTGGAAAGCAGTTTAAGCTTATGGGACAGAGATATGTGCTGGATGCTGAAATCATTCAAGAATTAGTAGAGCCAATTGTAAGACCAATACCTTCTGGACTTGATGTGCTAGGGGTATTGGGATCTGAAAGAGCAGAGTCAATTCAGATGAACAAAGAAGAAAACAAGTATTGGGAAGACTATCCAAAGATGTTTGAAAAGATGAAAGATAAAATTGGAGCATTAGATGATAATGAGTGGAAATCCAATATGTATCAAGGTTGGTTATGGACACTAAAGGGATTGTTAGAAGCTTATGGAGAGGGATATCCTTCCTTTATGACCAATGAAGCATGGACAGATAAAAATTTGACCACAGCTTTAGCAAGTTGGTCAGAATTAAAACATGACACTATATTATACGGAAAGCAAAGCGGTGCAGAATGTGGAGACGGATATGGAGAAACCAAGGGTTATGTTGAGCCAAATATAGAAGTATATGAAAAATTGTTGTGGTTAACCAAGTATTCTGTAGAAAATTTAAGACAGAGAAATATATTAGTACCAGAAATTGAAGGAAAAATGGAAGTATTTGAAGAACTATTGACATTTTTAATTGACTGTTCTGTAAAAGAACTAAGAAATGAAGAATTGACAGTGGAACAGAATGAAAGGATATTGCTATATGGTGGAACATTAGAGTATTTAAGTGCTTCCTTTGCAGGAGAGGGATTACGTTGGTTTGAAATAACTTCTGAAACTGATAAAAATATGGCAGTTATAGCAGATTTTCATACTGTTGCACCTAATGAATATAGTGAAGGAGGATATCTAGAGGCTGGTGTCGGACCTGCATTTGAAATATATGTTGTAGTGCCTATAGGAGATAAACTATATTTAACTAGAGGTGGAGTATTTAGCTATTATGAATTTGTATCAGATGAAAGACTAACTGATGAAAATTGGCAAAGCATGATTAAGGAAAACAAAGAGCCACCTATACCAGATTGGACAAATTCTTTCATTAGAGGAGGCAAGGGAGAAATACCTTATATAGATAGATACTGA
- a CDS encoding iron-sulfur cluster assembly scaffold protein: MYSDKVIEHFMSPRNVGSMVDADGVGKFGDPNCGDSLTIYIKVKDDVIEDISFLVFGCTASVATSSMTTVLAKDKTIEEALKIKEEDIVEALDGLPEAKLHCSNLGVQALRNAIKDYLDNKK; the protein is encoded by the coding sequence ATGTATTCAGATAAAGTTATTGAGCATTTTATGTCACCAAGAAATGTGGGTTCTATGGTTGATGCAGATGGGGTAGGGAAGTTTGGCGACCCTAATTGTGGAGATTCTTTAACTATTTATATAAAGGTTAAAGATGATGTAATTGAAGATATAAGCTTTTTGGTATTTGGATGTACTGCTTCAGTTGCTACAAGTAGTATGACAACAGTATTGGCAAAGGATAAGACTATAGAAGAAGCACTTAAAATCAAAGAAGAAGATATAGTTGAAGCATTGGACGGTCTTCCTGAAGCAAAATTACATTGTTCAAACTTAGGGGTTCAGGCTTTAAGAAATGCAATAAAAGATTATTTAGATAATAAAAAATAG
- a CDS encoding N-acetylmuramoyl-L-alanine amidase family protein, which translates to MKKRRSFHIIVLSRKLLFTIGFIIIIIATIFIIRTSRVANIFNYRRSEVIVVDPGHGGIDGGTNIGDLLEKNINLDIALKLKKELKKQGYKVIMTREVDESLEKYSDINASRYRKDLNARKTIINKNDPAVFVSIHVNSSKKGSARGVKVYHYPTSIEGKKLAEVICHSVDDIVYDGFLKESSIRTEVIGENYYILRETENTGVLVEVGFITNEEDRRLITDDKYQNKIAQAITEGVQKYIEEIREN; encoded by the coding sequence ATGAAGAAAAGAAGAAGTTTTCATATAATTGTGCTTAGTAGGAAGTTATTATTTACAATAGGATTTATTATAATTATTATTGCTACGATATTTATAATAAGGACTTCTAGAGTGGCAAATATATTTAACTATAGACGAAGTGAGGTAATAGTTGTCGACCCTGGACATGGAGGAATTGATGGGGGTACTAATATTGGTGATTTACTAGAGAAGAATATAAATTTGGATATAGCTTTGAAGTTGAAGAAGGAGCTAAAAAAACAAGGATATAAGGTAATTATGACTAGAGAAGTAGATGAATCTCTAGAAAAATATAGTGATATAAATGCTTCTAGATACAGAAAGGATTTAAATGCTAGAAAGACTATTATAAATAAAAATGATCCTGCAGTGTTTGTTAGTATTCATGTGAATTCTAGTAAAAAAGGTTCAGCTAGGGGTGTTAAGGTATATCATTATCCTACATCAATTGAAGGAAAAAAGTTAGCTGAAGTTATTTGTCATTCAGTAGATGATATTGTATATGATGGTTTTTTGAAGGAAAGTTCAATTAGAACTGAAGTAATTGGTGAAAATTATTATATATTAAGAGAAACAGAAAATACTGGGGTATTAGTAGAGGTAGGGTTTATAACAAACGAAGAAGACAGAAGATTGATAACAGATGATAAGTATCAAAACAAAATTGCACAAGCTATAACAGAAGGAGTACAGAAATACATAGAAGAAATTAGAGAAAATTAA
- a CDS encoding NifB/NifX family molybdenum-iron cluster-binding protein, with translation MKIAIASEGKQVSGHFGHCEGFTIYEIGEDKSLKKNFVENPGHRPGFLPVFLKDLNTDVIIAGGMGETAQVLFNENGIEVIVGAQGDCDDVIQEYIKGNLESTGSVCTEHQHEGHCEE, from the coding sequence ATGAAAATAGCGATTGCAAGTGAAGGAAAACAAGTAAGCGGTCATTTTGGACATTGTGAAGGTTTTACAATTTATGAAATTGGAGAAGATAAGTCATTGAAAAAGAACTTTGTAGAAAATCCAGGCCATAGACCAGGTTTTCTTCCTGTATTTTTAAAAGATTTAAATACAGATGTAATAATAGCTGGTGGTATGGGAGAAACAGCTCAAGTATTGTTCAATGAAAATGGAATAGAAGTTATAGTAGGAGCTCAAGGGGACTGTGATGATGTAATCCAAGAATATATAAAGGGAAATCTAGAATCCACAGGTAGTGTATGTACAGAACATCAACATGAAGGACATTGTGAAGAATAA
- a CDS encoding DUF2508 family protein, with translation MKNYTERAKKIINMAKVLSDKLMDINKDEDAAEEQEIIINLRKAFNEWKFKENYFQSVTDPDLIDMAIYEMEASKIKYIYFLKKARENGLTIK, from the coding sequence ATGAAAAATTATACGGAAAGAGCAAAAAAGATAATAAACATGGCAAAAGTTTTATCTGACAAATTAATGGATATAAATAAGGATGAAGACGCCGCAGAAGAACAAGAAATTATAATAAATTTAAGAAAAGCCTTTAATGAATGGAAGTTTAAAGAGAATTATTTTCAAAGTGTTACAGACCCTGATTTGATAGATATGGCCATATATGAAATGGAAGCTTCAAAGATAAAATATATTTATTTTTTGAAGAAAGCTAGAGAAAATGGTCTAACAATAAAATGA
- a CDS encoding pro-sigmaK processing inhibitor BofA family protein: MTIQTVLAYAFGLFLLYIIGMLLVIPIKIIFKFIMNGILGALLLFIVNIIGGFVNFTIPINPVNAVVTGFLGIPGVILLIILQKIL, translated from the coding sequence ATGACGATACAGACAGTTCTTGCATATGCTTTTGGATTGTTTCTTTTATATATTATAGGTATGCTTTTGGTCATTCCTATAAAGATTATTTTTAAGTTTATAATGAATGGCATATTAGGAGCGCTATTATTATTTATAGTAAATATCATAGGTGGTTTTGTTAATTTTACAATACCAATAAACCCTGTAAACGCTGTTGTTACTGGATTCTTAGGTATTCCAGGAGTAATTTTACTTATTATTTTACAGAAAATTTTGTAA
- a CDS encoding 50S ribosomal protein L25 — MANAKLSAEIRQELGKNRSRALRHEDYLPAVLYGKGEETKTIKMNALEFLKLVRKHGYSSLIDLELEGETLPVIIKEVQNHPVKGNVIHVDFQKLNKDEKVKLTLPISIIGRENAETKETILVQQLNEIEIECLPRYIPQSIEADVSNVDLNTPLFVSDLEIAKNENITIFRDLQDVVASLTEPTSHVEEEDEDEELPEVEVIGEETEETDSEE; from the coding sequence ATGGCTAATGCAAAATTGAGTGCTGAAATTAGACAAGAATTAGGTAAAAATAGATCTAGAGCATTAAGACATGAAGATTACTTGCCTGCAGTATTGTACGGAAAAGGTGAAGAAACAAAAACTATAAAGATGAATGCATTAGAATTTTTAAAGTTAGTTAGAAAACATGGTTATTCATCTCTAATAGATTTAGAATTAGAAGGAGAAACACTACCTGTAATAATTAAAGAAGTTCAAAACCATCCAGTTAAGGGTAATGTCATCCATGTTGATTTTCAAAAACTTAATAAGGATGAAAAAGTTAAGCTTACATTACCTATTAGCATCATTGGTAGAGAAAATGCAGAAACTAAAGAGACTATTTTGGTACAACAACTTAATGAAATTGAAATTGAATGTTTACCAAGATATATACCTCAATCAATAGAAGCAGATGTGTCCAATGTTGATCTAAATACACCATTGTTTGTGTCAGATTTAGAAATAGCTAAAAATGAAAATATAACTATATTTAGAGATCTACAAGACGTTGTGGCAAGCTTAACAGAACCAACTTCACATGTTGAGGAAGAAGATGAAGACGAAGAATTACCAGAAGTTGAAGTTATAGGAGAAGAAACTGAAGAAACAGATTCAGAAGAATAA
- a CDS encoding sigma factor G inhibitor Gin, with the protein MFCSFCNQNKSEGVSFLNVELCNSCMEEITNITVEDDKYHYYIDIIKNIFKKCQLDN; encoded by the coding sequence GTGTTTTGTTCATTTTGCAATCAAAACAAAAGTGAAGGAGTAAGTTTCTTAAATGTTGAATTATGTAATAGTTGCATGGAGGAGATTACCAATATCACAGTTGAAGATGATAAGTACCATTACTACATAGACATTATAAAGAATATATTTAAAAAATGTCAGTTGGATAACTGA